Proteins from one Caulobacter sp. X genomic window:
- a CDS encoding aspartate aminotransferase family protein produces MTVPIRNHDVAELKRLDLAHHLPAQADHKVIFELGGSRVVTRAEGCYITDGDGHRILDGMAGLWCVNVGYGRTELAEAAYDQMLELPYYNTFFKTTTPPTVKLAAKIAEKMGGHLTHVFFNSSGSEANDTVFRLVRHYWKLKGQPSRTAFISRWNAYHGSTVAGVSLGGMKHMHVQGDLPIPGVHHVMQPYPFGEGFGEDPAAFRDRAVKEIEDKILEIGPENVAAFIGEPVQGAGGVIIPPDGYWPAVEALCRKYGILLVCDEVICGFGRLGQWFGHQHYGIKPDLIAMAKGLSSGYLPISAVGVADHIVAELREKGGDFIHGFTYSGHPTCAAVALKNIEIIEREGLVERAREDAGPYLAKALARLNGHPLVGETRSLGLIGAVEIVREKGTNHRFLDKEGEAGPIVRDICIKNGLMVRAIRDSIVCCPPLIITHAEIDELVGIIEKSLTEAEPILRALKPEAVS; encoded by the coding sequence ATGACCGTCCCCATCCGCAACCACGACGTCGCCGAGCTCAAGCGTCTCGACCTCGCCCACCACCTGCCGGCCCAGGCCGACCACAAGGTCATTTTCGAGCTGGGCGGCAGCCGGGTCGTGACCCGGGCCGAGGGCTGCTACATCACCGACGGCGACGGCCACCGCATCCTCGACGGCATGGCCGGTCTGTGGTGCGTCAATGTCGGCTATGGCCGCACCGAGCTGGCGGAAGCCGCCTACGACCAGATGCTGGAGCTGCCGTACTACAACACCTTCTTCAAGACGACGACGCCGCCAACCGTGAAGCTGGCGGCCAAGATCGCCGAGAAGATGGGCGGCCACCTGACCCACGTGTTCTTCAACTCGTCGGGCTCGGAAGCCAACGACACGGTCTTCCGCCTGGTCCGCCACTATTGGAAGCTGAAGGGCCAGCCCAGCCGCACCGCCTTCATCAGCCGCTGGAACGCCTATCACGGCTCGACCGTGGCGGGCGTGTCGCTGGGCGGCATGAAGCACATGCATGTGCAGGGCGACCTGCCGATCCCGGGCGTCCACCACGTGATGCAGCCCTATCCCTTCGGCGAGGGCTTCGGCGAGGATCCGGCCGCCTTCCGCGACCGCGCGGTGAAAGAGATCGAGGACAAGATCCTCGAAATCGGCCCCGAGAACGTCGCGGCCTTCATCGGCGAGCCAGTGCAAGGCGCGGGCGGGGTGATCATCCCGCCGGACGGTTACTGGCCGGCGGTGGAAGCGCTGTGCCGCAAGTACGGGATCCTCCTGGTCTGCGACGAGGTGATCTGCGGCTTTGGGCGCCTGGGCCAGTGGTTCGGCCACCAGCACTACGGCATCAAGCCGGACCTGATCGCCATGGCCAAGGGGCTGTCGTCCGGCTACCTGCCGATCTCGGCCGTGGGCGTGGCCGACCACATCGTCGCCGAGCTGCGCGAGAAGGGCGGCGACTTCATCCACGGCTTTACCTATTCGGGCCACCCGACCTGCGCGGCCGTGGCGCTGAAGAACATCGAGATCATCGAGCGCGAGGGCCTGGTCGAGCGGGCCCGCGAGGACGCCGGCCCCTATCTCGCCAAGGCCCTGGCGCGGCTGAACGGCCATCCGCTGGTCGGCGAGACCCGGTCGCTCGGCCTGATCGGCGCGGTCGAGATCGTGCGCGAGAAGGGGACCAACCATCGCTTCCTCGACAAGGAAGGCGAGGCGGGGCCGATCGTCCGCGACATCTGCATCAAGAACGGCCTGATGGTCCGCGCCATCCGCGACAGCATCGTCTGCTGCCCGCCGCTGATCATCACCCACGCCGAGATCGACGAGCTGGTCGGGATCATCGAAAAGTCCCTGACCGAGGCCGAGCCCATCCTCCGCGCGCTGAAACCGGAGGCGGTGTCATGA
- a CDS encoding glutamine synthetase family protein: MKPKHNKAKREHTLDRGVSTLEEAGAWFARQSIEEIECVVPDLAGVARGKIMPVRKFLGTPSMNLPLAVFYQTITGDFPEFEGAVNAVQSDTDIFLTPDFATLAAVPWAQDPTAQVIHDAFHPDGRPVEEAPRQVLRRVLALYDEKGWSPIVAPEIEFYLVDRNTDPDYPLKPPIGRSGRPETGRQGYSISAVNEFDALFEDMYEYSERQGLEIDTLIHESGVAQMEINLRHGHPLELADQVFMMKRTIREVALEHEIYATFMAKPMASEPGSAMHIHQSIVDKKGRNLFSDEKGEETDLFHGFIAGQQTFLPAIMAILAPYVNSYRRIARDSGAPVNTQWGYDNRTCGLRVPPSDPANRRLENRIPSSDANPYLAIAASLAAGYLGMVQGLKPAEPVATDASVRGVELPRSLSESLKLFEACQPLVDILGPTFCAAYDRVKQAEYETFMRTISPWEREFLLLNV; encoded by the coding sequence ATGAAGCCCAAGCATAACAAGGCCAAGCGCGAGCACACCCTGGACCGGGGCGTCTCGACGCTGGAGGAGGCGGGCGCCTGGTTCGCGCGCCAGAGCATCGAGGAGATCGAGTGCGTGGTGCCCGATCTCGCGGGCGTGGCGCGCGGCAAGATCATGCCGGTGCGCAAGTTCCTCGGCACCCCCTCGATGAACCTGCCGCTGGCGGTCTTCTACCAGACCATCACCGGCGACTTCCCCGAGTTCGAGGGGGCGGTGAACGCGGTGCAGTCCGACACCGACATCTTCCTGACCCCCGACTTCGCGACCCTGGCCGCCGTGCCGTGGGCCCAGGACCCGACGGCCCAGGTGATCCACGACGCCTTCCACCCCGACGGCCGCCCCGTCGAGGAGGCGCCGAGGCAGGTGCTGCGGCGGGTGCTGGCCCTCTATGACGAAAAGGGCTGGAGCCCGATCGTCGCGCCGGAGATCGAGTTCTATCTGGTCGACCGCAACACCGACCCGGACTATCCGCTCAAGCCCCCGATCGGCCGCTCGGGCCGTCCCGAGACCGGCCGCCAGGGCTATTCGATCAGCGCGGTGAACGAGTTCGACGCCCTGTTCGAGGACATGTACGAGTACTCCGAGCGCCAGGGCCTGGAGATCGACACCCTGATCCACGAAAGCGGCGTGGCGCAGATGGAGATCAACCTGCGCCACGGCCATCCGCTGGAGCTGGCCGACCAGGTCTTCATGATGAAGCGCACCATCCGCGAGGTGGCGCTGGAGCACGAGATCTACGCGACCTTCATGGCCAAGCCGATGGCGTCCGAGCCCGGCAGCGCCATGCACATCCACCAGTCGATCGTCGACAAGAAGGGCCGCAATCTGTTCTCCGACGAGAAGGGCGAGGAGACCGACCTCTTCCACGGCTTCATCGCCGGCCAGCAGACCTTCCTGCCGGCGATCATGGCGATCCTGGCGCCGTACGTGAACTCCTACCGCCGGATCGCGCGGGACTCAGGCGCGCCGGTCAACACCCAGTGGGGCTACGACAACCGCACCTGCGGCCTGCGGGTGCCGCCGTCGGACCCGGCCAACCGCCGCCTGGAGAACCGCATACCCTCATCGGACGCCAATCCGTACCTGGCGATCGCGGCCTCGCTGGCGGCCGGGTATCTGGGCATGGTCCAGGGCCTCAAGCCCGCCGAGCCCGTCGCCACCGACGCCAGCGTCCGCGGCGTCGAGCTGCCGCGCAGCCTGTCGGAATCCCTGAAGCTGTTCGAGGCTTGCCAGCCCCTGGTCGACATCCTGGGGCCGACCTTCTGCGCCGCCTACGACCGCGTGAAGCAGGCCGAGTACGAGACCTTCATGCGCACGATCAGCCCGTGGGAGCGGGAGTTCCTGCTGCTGAATGTGTAG
- a CDS encoding FAD-binding oxidoreductase, protein MPPTASRRVPPSPYGRGNWYADTAPDFPNLPPLDGDAAAEVCIVGAGFTGLGAALALGSRAIVLEASHVGAAATGRNGGQVHTGQRRDQAWLEKAVGRDDALALWRLAEDARAHFRTLTDAVPCDWRPGMIHARHKPHGEIEDAAYVALMAIQYGYEELELIDAADLAHELGTDVYHGGLIDRGGGHVHPLKLAQGMARQAMAAGAIIHEHTRAETWRREGGKIIVETARGRVTCERLILTGDGSLNAMAGAARARVMPINNFIAVTAPLGPLADEIIRSNAAVSDSRFVVNYFRKTPDGRLLFGGGENYRPGFPRDIAGMVRKNLAKVYPRLADVEITHAWGGTLGITMSRMPFVGEIAPGVRVASGYSGQGVMLAPYIGKLLAEGDREPIALLSRVPTPPFPGGRWLRWPLTVAGLSWYALRDRL, encoded by the coding sequence ATCCCCCCCACCGCTTCGCGGCGGGTCCCGCCCTCTCCCTATGGGAGAGGGAATTGGTATGCGGACACCGCGCCCGACTTCCCCAACCTCCCGCCGCTGGACGGCGACGCCGCCGCCGAAGTCTGCATCGTCGGCGCCGGCTTCACAGGCCTGGGCGCCGCCCTGGCGCTGGGGAGTCGCGCCATCGTCCTTGAAGCCTCCCACGTCGGCGCCGCCGCCACGGGGCGCAACGGCGGCCAGGTCCATACCGGCCAGCGGCGCGACCAGGCCTGGCTGGAGAAAGCCGTCGGCCGCGACGACGCCCTGGCGTTGTGGCGCCTGGCCGAGGACGCCCGCGCGCACTTCAGGACCCTGACCGACGCGGTTCCCTGCGACTGGCGGCCGGGCATGATCCACGCCCGTCACAAGCCCCACGGCGAGATCGAGGACGCCGCCTATGTGGCGCTGATGGCGATCCAGTACGGCTACGAGGAGTTGGAGCTGATCGACGCGGCGGACCTCGCCCACGAGCTTGGGACCGACGTCTATCATGGCGGCCTGATCGATCGCGGCGGCGGCCACGTGCATCCGCTGAAGCTGGCCCAAGGCATGGCGCGCCAGGCGATGGCGGCCGGAGCGATCATCCACGAACACACCCGCGCCGAGACCTGGCGGCGGGAGGGCGGCAAGATCATTGTCGAGACCGCGCGCGGTCGCGTGACCTGCGAGCGGCTGATCCTCACCGGCGACGGCTCCCTCAACGCCATGGCCGGGGCGGCGCGGGCGCGGGTCATGCCGATCAACAACTTCATCGCCGTCACCGCGCCGCTGGGGCCGTTGGCCGACGAGATCATCCGCTCGAACGCGGCCGTCTCCGACAGCCGCTTCGTCGTGAACTACTTCCGCAAGACGCCGGACGGCCGGCTGCTGTTCGGCGGCGGCGAGAACTATCGCCCCGGCTTCCCGCGCGACATCGCCGGCATGGTCCGCAAGAACCTCGCCAAGGTCTATCCGCGCCTCGCCGACGTCGAGATCACCCACGCTTGGGGCGGGACCCTGGGCATCACCATGAGCCGCATGCCGTTCGTGGGTGAGATCGCGCCGGGCGTGCGCGTGGCGTCCGGCTATTCGGGGCAGGGGGTGATGCTGGCGCCCTATATCGGCAAGCTGCTGGCCGAGGGCGATCGCGAGCCGATCGCCCTGTTGTCGCGCGTCCCGACCCCGCCGTTCCCGGGCGGCCGCTGGCTGCGCTGGCCGCTGACCGTGGCGGGGCTGAGTTGGTACGCGCTGCGGGACCGGCTGTGA
- a CDS encoding tetratricopeptide repeat-containing sulfotransferase family protein produces the protein MTTTTAPAASLADAFANAERLLETDPRLAAEQARAILEVVPRHADTTRLLATALRLSGETEAAFETVAPLAKALPNLPLAQLELGLCLERLGRTAEAAQAFDRASALEPRLSEAWRGLSESLSLLGDEAGAERALARQLRASTRDPLLIEAATALGEDRLGEAERLLRERLKADPADVAAIRMLAETGARLGRYADAEGLLTRCLELAPSFAAARHNLATMLYRQNKNREALAEIQRLTDKDPRHPGYANLRAAILARLGEYEQAIAVCERMLADYPNQPKGWMSYGHALKTVGRQADSIAAYRQALDQAPTLGEAWWSLANLKTVKFTAEDVAAMTAALDAPGLSDDDRLHLHYALGKAREDAEAWDESFAHYAAGAAIRRQQLDYDPEENAAETARTKAVFTPQFLAARAGQGSAAPDPIFIVGLPRAGSTLVEQILASHSMVEGTMELPDLIVMARRIGGKTAHRAESSYPEVLAELSPDQLRALGEEFIERTRIQRKTDKPFFIDKMPNNFAHAGFIHLILPNAKIIDARRHPLGCCFSGFKQHFARGQAFSYDLTDIGRYYADYVELMAHFDAVLPGRVHRVIYEAMIADPEAEIRALLDHCGLPFEEACLTPHKTERAVRTASSEQVRRPIFKDAVEHWQKFESHLGPLKQALGPVLDAYPDAPVI, from the coding sequence ATGACCACGACGACCGCTCCAGCCGCCAGTCTCGCCGATGCGTTCGCCAACGCCGAGCGGCTGCTGGAGACCGATCCGCGTCTCGCCGCCGAGCAGGCGCGGGCGATCCTGGAGGTCGTGCCGCGCCACGCCGACACCACCCGCCTGCTGGCGACCGCCCTGCGCCTGTCGGGCGAGACCGAGGCGGCGTTCGAGACCGTCGCGCCGCTGGCCAAGGCCTTGCCGAACCTGCCGCTGGCCCAGCTTGAGCTTGGCCTGTGCCTCGAGCGCCTCGGGCGCACCGCCGAGGCCGCCCAGGCTTTCGACCGCGCCAGCGCCCTGGAGCCGCGCCTGTCCGAAGCCTGGCGGGGCCTTTCCGAGAGCCTGTCCCTGCTGGGCGACGAGGCCGGCGCCGAGCGGGCCCTGGCGCGGCAGCTGCGCGCCTCGACGCGGGACCCGCTGCTGATCGAGGCCGCCACGGCGCTGGGCGAGGACCGGCTGGGCGAGGCCGAGCGGCTGCTCCGCGAGCGGCTGAAGGCCGATCCCGCCGACGTCGCCGCCATCCGCATGCTGGCCGAGACCGGCGCGCGCCTGGGCCGCTACGCCGACGCCGAGGGCCTCTTGACCCGCTGCCTGGAGCTGGCCCCGAGCTTCGCCGCCGCCCGGCACAACCTGGCGACCATGCTCTATCGCCAGAACAAGAACCGCGAGGCCCTGGCCGAAATCCAGCGCCTGACCGACAAGGATCCGCGCCATCCCGGCTACGCCAATCTGCGGGCGGCGATCCTGGCGCGGCTGGGGGAATACGAACAGGCCATCGCGGTGTGCGAGCGGATGCTGGCCGACTATCCGAACCAGCCGAAGGGCTGGATGAGCTATGGCCACGCGCTGAAGACCGTGGGCCGACAAGCCGACTCGATCGCCGCCTATCGCCAGGCGCTGGACCAGGCGCCGACCCTGGGCGAGGCCTGGTGGAGTCTCGCCAACCTCAAGACCGTCAAGTTCACCGCCGAGGACGTCGCGGCCATGACCGCCGCGCTCGACGCCCCGGGGCTGTCGGACGACGACCGCCTGCATCTCCACTACGCCCTGGGCAAGGCGCGCGAGGACGCGGAAGCCTGGGACGAGTCGTTCGCCCACTACGCCGCCGGCGCGGCGATCCGGCGCCAGCAACTGGACTACGATCCCGAGGAGAACGCCGCCGAGACGGCGCGGACCAAGGCGGTGTTCACGCCACAGTTCCTGGCGGCGCGGGCGGGGCAGGGCAGCGCCGCGCCTGATCCGATCTTCATCGTCGGCCTGCCGCGCGCCGGCTCGACCCTGGTCGAGCAGATCCTGGCCAGCCACTCGATGGTCGAGGGCACCATGGAACTGCCCGACCTGATCGTCATGGCCCGCCGTATCGGCGGCAAGACCGCCCACCGCGCGGAGTCGAGCTATCCCGAGGTGTTGGCCGAGCTGTCGCCCGACCAGCTGCGGGCGCTGGGCGAGGAGTTCATCGAGCGCACCCGCATCCAGCGCAAGACCGACAAGCCGTTCTTCATCGACAAGATGCCCAACAACTTCGCGCACGCGGGCTTCATCCACCTGATCCTGCCCAACGCGAAGATCATCGACGCCCGCCGCCACCCGCTGGGCTGCTGCTTCTCGGGCTTCAAGCAGCACTTCGCCCGCGGCCAGGCCTTCAGCTACGACCTGACCGACATCGGCCGCTACTACGCCGACTATGTCGAGCTGATGGCCCATTTCGACGCCGTGCTGCCGGGCCGCGTCCACCGGGTGATCTACGAGGCGATGATCGCCGATCCGGAAGCCGAGATCCGCGCCCTGCTGGACCATTGCGGCCTGCCGTTCGAGGAAGCCTGCCTGACGCCGCACAAGACCGAGCGCGCCGTCCGCACGGCCAGTTCAGAACAGGTCCGGCGACCGATCTTCAAGGACGCGGTCGAGCATTGGCAGAAATTCGAATCCCACTTGGGTCCTCTCAAGCAGGCGCTGGGGCCGGTGCTCGACGCCTATCCGGATGCGCCCGTTATTTGA
- a CDS encoding TonB-dependent receptor, whose amino-acid sequence MASGWVRSRKVGAYSAALLASTMMTGLAHAQSQAAQSSTALEEVVVTAQKRSENLQDVPVSIQAMGGEKLEQLQVGAFVDYVKYLPSVSFTTSGPGFGQVYMRGVASGGDGNHSGSLPSVGVYLDEQPVTTIQGALDVHVYDIARVEALAGPQGTLYGASSQAGTLRIITNKPTSTGFKAGVDLELNQVDHGGTGHTLEGFVNMPLSDKIAVRLVGWDVRDAGYIDNVAGSRTYTRGDDDKSNDVTIFNKNRVKDDYNTVYTQGGRAALRIELNDNWVVTPQVMGQVQKVGGLFAYDPKVGDLKVTHFYPESSKDKWVQAAMTIEGQVANLDVTYSGSYLKRNDVTNSDYTDYSYFYDQVGYGFYWTDNAGNLVNPSQYIQGKDRYRKESHEIRIASPQDQKLRFVAGGFYQKQKHNIFQNYRIDGLGSDLSVPGYTGTIWLTKQNRVDRDKAVFGQVEYDITDKLMLTAGIRFFKAHNTLVGFYGYGKGYGSTGEKACFKAAVVPGSPCTNLDKGVKESGNVPKVTLTYKIDGDKLVYATYSKGFRPGGINRRSTLPPYQADYLKNYEAGWKTTWFDNSFRWNGAVYLEDWTNFQFSILGANGLTEIKNANQARIKGVESDITWVPVQGLTINASAAYTDAKLSANYCGFTDSAGNPITTCATPQAPDGTVLPVTPKFKANLTARYVFSLKDWDAFVQGSFVGQTSNWTDLRLKERAIIGQQKGYTTLDLSTGMDKDGLSLSLYLKNVFDKRASLNRYAECAESVCGTQYYIVPNQPRTLGIKLGKTF is encoded by the coding sequence ATGGCGTCGGGATGGGTTCGTTCGAGGAAGGTTGGCGCCTATTCGGCGGCGCTGTTGGCCTCGACCATGATGACGGGTCTGGCCCACGCCCAGAGCCAGGCCGCGCAGAGCTCGACCGCCCTCGAGGAGGTCGTGGTCACCGCTCAGAAGCGCTCCGAGAACCTGCAGGACGTGCCGGTTAGCATCCAGGCGATGGGCGGCGAGAAGCTTGAGCAGCTGCAGGTCGGCGCCTTCGTCGACTATGTGAAGTACCTGCCCAGCGTGTCGTTCACGACCAGCGGTCCCGGCTTTGGCCAGGTCTATATGCGCGGCGTCGCCAGCGGCGGCGACGGCAACCACTCGGGCTCGCTGCCCAGCGTCGGCGTCTATCTGGACGAACAGCCGGTCACCACGATCCAGGGCGCGCTGGACGTCCACGTCTACGACATCGCCCGGGTCGAGGCCCTGGCCGGCCCGCAGGGCACGCTGTACGGCGCCAGCTCCCAGGCCGGCACGCTGCGGATCATCACCAACAAGCCCACCTCGACCGGCTTCAAGGCCGGCGTCGATCTGGAGCTGAACCAGGTGGATCACGGCGGGACCGGCCACACGCTGGAAGGCTTCGTCAACATGCCGCTGTCGGACAAGATCGCCGTCCGCCTAGTGGGCTGGGACGTGCGCGACGCGGGCTATATCGACAACGTCGCCGGCTCGCGCACCTACACCCGCGGCGACGACGACAAGTCCAACGACGTCACCATCTTCAACAAGAACCGGGTCAAGGACGACTACAACACCGTCTACACCCAGGGCGGCCGCGCGGCCCTGCGCATCGAGCTGAACGACAACTGGGTGGTCACGCCCCAGGTCATGGGCCAGGTGCAGAAGGTCGGCGGCCTGTTCGCCTATGATCCCAAGGTCGGCGACCTGAAGGTCACCCACTTCTATCCGGAGAGCAGCAAGGACAAGTGGGTCCAGGCGGCCATGACCATCGAGGGCCAGGTCGCCAATCTGGACGTGACCTATTCGGGCTCGTACCTGAAGCGCAACGACGTCACCAATTCGGACTACACCGACTACTCGTACTTCTATGACCAGGTCGGCTACGGCTTCTACTGGACCGACAACGCCGGCAATCTGGTCAATCCCTCGCAGTACATCCAGGGCAAGGACCGCTACCGCAAGGAAAGCCACGAAATCCGGATCGCCTCGCCGCAGGACCAGAAGCTGCGGTTCGTCGCCGGCGGCTTCTACCAGAAGCAGAAGCACAACATCTTCCAGAACTACAGGATCGACGGCCTGGGCAGCGACCTGTCGGTGCCGGGCTATACGGGCACGATCTGGCTGACCAAGCAGAACCGCGTCGACCGCGACAAGGCGGTGTTCGGCCAGGTCGAGTACGATATCACCGACAAGCTGATGCTGACCGCCGGCATCCGCTTCTTCAAGGCGCACAACACGCTGGTCGGCTTCTACGGCTACGGGAAAGGCTACGGCTCGACCGGCGAGAAGGCCTGCTTCAAGGCCGCCGTGGTGCCCGGCTCGCCGTGTACGAACCTGGACAAGGGCGTCAAGGAAAGCGGCAACGTTCCCAAGGTGACGCTGACCTACAAGATCGACGGCGACAAGCTGGTCTACGCCACCTATTCGAAGGGCTTCCGGCCCGGGGGCATCAACCGGCGCTCGACCCTGCCGCCGTATCAGGCCGACTATCTGAAGAACTACGAAGCGGGCTGGAAGACCACCTGGTTCGACAACAGCTTCCGCTGGAACGGCGCGGTCTATCTGGAGGACTGGACCAACTTCCAGTTCTCGATCCTGGGCGCCAACGGCCTCACCGAGATCAAGAACGCCAACCAGGCGCGCATCAAGGGCGTGGAAAGCGACATCACCTGGGTTCCGGTCCAGGGCCTGACGATCAACGCCTCGGCCGCCTATACCGACGCCAAGCTGAGCGCGAACTACTGCGGCTTCACCGACAGCGCCGGCAACCCGATCACGACCTGCGCGACCCCGCAGGCGCCGGACGGGACGGTCTTGCCGGTGACCCCGAAGTTCAAGGCCAACCTGACCGCGCGCTACGTCTTCAGCCTGAAGGACTGGGACGCTTTCGTGCAGGGCTCCTTTGTCGGGCAGACCAGCAACTGGACCGACCTGCGCCTGAAGGAGCGCGCGATCATCGGCCAGCAGAAGGGCTACACGACGCTCGATCTCTCGACCGGCATGGACAAGGACGGCCTGTCGCTTTCGCTCTACCTGAAGAACGTGTTCGACAAGCGCGCCAGCCTGAACCGCTACGCCGAATGCGCCGAGAGCGTCTGCGGGACGCAGTACTACATCGTGCCCAACCAGCCCCGCACGCTGGGGATCAAGTTGGGCAAGACGTTCTAG
- a CDS encoding amino acid permease — protein sequence MCVALVVGNMIGSGVFMLPASLAPYGWNAVFAWLITIAGALCLALVFARLAQAFPRAGGPFAYTEEAFGRPAGFLVAWSYWISVWVSNAALAIAAVSYMSVFFPALAKTPALAAAVTVGVVWIATAINCAGARSAGWTQLLTTILKLFPLVAVAGLAGLVLLRKGEGAVMPFEPSALSASGITAAGALTLWAMLGVESATIPAEQVDQPARNIPRSTLFGTAFTGVIYLVVSGGVLLLTPVAVLKGSNAPLVDFVAYHGGGDLRLVLAAFAAISALGALNGWVLLQGEMPAAMAREGVFPAWMGKANAAGTPVRAHLLSSGLVTILVLTNYAKSLADAFTFMALLSTASSLFAYLFCSLAVLKLGRAGKMPMSWGLAVVAGLAAIYSAWTFYGAGWSVTLWGLVLLAAGAPLYVWMRRVARRASEVGE from the coding sequence ATGTGCGTGGCCCTGGTCGTGGGCAACATGATCGGCTCGGGCGTGTTCATGCTGCCCGCCTCGCTGGCGCCCTACGGCTGGAACGCGGTCTTCGCCTGGCTGATCACCATCGCCGGCGCCCTGTGCCTGGCCCTGGTGTTCGCCCGGCTGGCCCAGGCCTTTCCCCGCGCCGGCGGTCCTTTCGCCTATACCGAGGAGGCCTTCGGCCGCCCGGCGGGGTTCCTGGTCGCCTGGTCGTACTGGATCTCGGTCTGGGTCTCCAACGCCGCCCTGGCGATCGCCGCCGTCAGCTATATGAGCGTCTTCTTCCCGGCGCTGGCAAAGACGCCGGCCCTGGCCGCGGCCGTCACGGTGGGCGTGGTCTGGATCGCCACGGCCATCAATTGCGCGGGCGCGCGCTCGGCGGGCTGGACCCAGCTTCTGACCACGATCCTCAAGCTGTTCCCGCTGGTCGCCGTGGCGGGCCTGGCCGGGCTGGTCCTGTTGCGGAAGGGGGAGGGGGCGGTCATGCCGTTCGAGCCGTCCGCCCTTTCGGCGAGCGGGATCACCGCCGCCGGGGCCCTGACCCTGTGGGCCATGCTGGGCGTGGAGTCGGCGACCATTCCGGCCGAACAGGTCGATCAGCCCGCCCGCAACATCCCGCGCTCGACCCTGTTCGGCACGGCCTTCACCGGAGTCATCTACCTGGTGGTCTCGGGGGGCGTCCTGCTGCTGACGCCGGTCGCCGTGCTGAAGGGCTCGAACGCGCCGCTGGTGGATTTCGTCGCCTATCACGGCGGCGGCGACCTGCGCCTGGTTCTGGCGGCGTTCGCCGCGATCAGCGCCCTGGGCGCCCTGAACGGCTGGGTGCTGCTGCAGGGCGAGATGCCGGCGGCGATGGCGCGCGAAGGCGTGTTCCCCGCCTGGATGGGCAAGGCCAACGCCGCCGGAACTCCGGTGCGCGCGCACCTGCTGTCCAGCGGCCTGGTGACGATCCTGGTGCTGACGAACTACGCCAAGTCCCTAGCCGACGCCTTCACCTTCATGGCCCTGCTGTCCACGGCCTCGAGCCTGTTCGCCTATCTCTTCTGCTCGCTCGCCGTGTTGAAGCTGGGGCGCGCGGGGAAGATGCCGATGTCGTGGGGGCTGGCCGTCGTCGCGGGCCTCGCGGCGATCTATTCGGCCTGGACCTTCTATGGCGCGGGCTGGTCGGTGACCTTGTGGGGTCTGGTGCTGCTGGCGGCCGGCGCGCCGCTCTATGTCTGGATGCGGCGCGTGGCCCGCCGCGCGTCGGAGGTCGGAGAATGA